From the Carassius gibelio isolate Cgi1373 ecotype wild population from Czech Republic chromosome B25, carGib1.2-hapl.c, whole genome shotgun sequence genome, one window contains:
- the LOC128014716 gene encoding hyaluronan and proteoglycan link protein 3: MWILRHLLVLLMHLFLGSLAQKFSNGYYYQDIVNGNGNGNGEIYFHKIRLHVESPETLVSGVQGSNATLPCHYRYEPALSAPRRTRVKWFWQPVSGEGQERDVMVAIGTRHRSYGDFKGRVRLHRSAPGDASLVINPLQSDDTGRYRCEIIDGLEDESVTVQLNFRGVVFPYHSSRGRYLMNFHEAKEACEKQDAHLATFEQLYASWEEGLDWCNAGWLMDGTAQYPVVVPREACGGTELAPGVRSYGVRDKSLDRFDAFCFISTIRGEVYFLQHHIKLNFTEAVEACQSDGARIAKVGQLYAAWRFVGLDQCDAGWLADGSVRYPITQPRMNCGTSEPGVRSLGFPPKHLKHGVYCYKVRW; this comes from the exons ATGTGGATTTTACGCCATCTGCTGGTGCTTTTAATGCACCTGTTTCTCGGAAGCCTTGCACAGAAATTCTCCAATGGCTATTATTATCAGGACATAGttaatggaaatggaaatggCAATGGGGAGA TCTACTTCCACAAGATCCGTCTTCACGTGGAGTCTCCTGAAACTCTAGTGTCGGGTGTGCAGGGGAGTAACGCCACACTGCCGTGTCATTACCGCTACGAGCCTGCGCTCAGCGCGCCGCGCAGGACGCGCGTCAAGTGGTTCTGGCAGCCGGTGAGCGGCGAGGGACAGGAGCGCGACGTCATGGTGGCCATCGGCACACGTCACCGGAGCTACGGAGACTTCAAAGGACGAGTGCGGCTCCACCGAAGCGCCCCGGGCGATGCGTCCCTCGTCATCAACCCGCTACAGTCCGACGATACGGGCCGGTACCGCTGTGAAATTATTGATGGTCTCGAAGACGAGAGCGTGACAGTGCAGCTAAATTTTCGAG GTGTGGTGTTCCCCTATCactcctctagggggcgctatctGATGAACTTTCACGAGGCTAAGGAGGCATGTGAGAAGCAGGATGCACACCTGGCGACCTTTGAACAGCTCTACGCTTCTTGGGAGGAAGGGCTGGACTGGTGTAATGCTGGGTGGCTCATGGATGGGACGGCACAGTATCCCGTCGTAGTGCCACGAGAGGCCTGTGGTGGCACCGAACTGGCACCTGGTGTACGGAGCTACGGCGTTCGGGACAAAAGTCTGGACCGGTTTGATGCCTTTTGCTTCATTTCAACCATCAGAG GAGAGGTCTACTTCCTGCAACATCACATCAAACTAAATTTCACCGAGGCGGTGGAGGCCTGTCAGAGCGATGGAGCTCGTATTGCTAAAGTTGGCCAGTTATACGCCGCCTGGAGGTTTGTGGGATTGGACCAGTGTGATGCAGGCTGGTTGGCTGATGGTAGTGTACGTTACCCAATCACCCAACCCAGGATGAACTGTGGTACATCAGAACCAGGGGTGCGCAGCCTTGGCTTCCCTCCAAAGCATTTAAAACATGGCGTGTATTGCTACAAAGTCCGCTGGTAA